GCAGGGCATCATGTTGGAAGTTGATGTATGCACTCCCATTGTTCTTCTTCAGCATCATAAAACCAGCTGATTATACAACTCCATCCTGGTACCTGCACGTGTCTTCAAATGCTCCTACCACCCCTAACATGCATCCCAGCTTAGATAATCCTAGTTTTGTAATTGTTCTCCCCTGTGGAGACAAGACCTCCCCTTCCAATACCTGGTCAGCTGAAGCCTTTAAAAAGCACCTCAAAAGCACCCAGTTACAAGAGATCTCTTAACAGGGAGATTTTACCTTCTGCAAACATGCCGTTGTCAGGAGAAGTCTTTGCTCCAGTGGCCCTGACCACGATGCCCCAGGAACCCCAGCAGACAGACTTCCAGCTGGTGCGAGTCAAGAGCACGTGGTGCCGCGTCAAGAAAGGAGAAGCTCTTTCCGATGGCGAGGACCAGATGATTCTCTCTGAAGCAAAAATGTAAGTACAGGAGCCCATGTTGCTCCTTGGCCACTGGGATGGATGTCTCTGGCTGGCCCAACCGTGGTCTGCCTGGTGGGACTCATTTCAGTTGGAGAAAACGTCTTGTGTGCCACTGTGGCTCAAACGTGCCGTTACCTGTACGTCCCTACCAAAGTGGCCTTCAAAAGGCACACAGCGCGGCAGTGCAGGGACTTGCTGTTCTCCTTGGCATGACCTGGCTAAGTTACAGAGGGAATTTGATCAACAGCCTCAGTCTGGGGAGATGGGATGTTTCTATCATCTTCTGAAATGTTTATGCAGCGAGTCCTGAATGATGCACTTggccttttttctcccttgtctGTGCAGGAACTCATTGAGTACAAGAGCTCACGAGCAGGTATGGGAGAAGGATGAGTTTTCAGAGATAGTTTCAGACAACTGAAATGTCTAGATGGGTTAAATCAACACAGTAGATCACTGACAGGAACAAAACCCATAATACATCTCTCAAATTGTAGAAGTCATCTAATGTTGCTtcagagagaggggaaagacaAATTTCCCCCAGGGATACATACAGCTCTTTGCTGATATTACATCTCTCCAGTTAATTATCCTTTAATTGCAGCATACTCCTTTTCACAAGCACAGGGAGCCCCATTTGCAATGCAGGCTTTCCTTCATACAACTGTGTTTCAGATGGCAGGAGGATTCTAGCCTTTGTCATACTCAGGGTTTATGTCACAAGTCTAACCCAGCTAACAGCCAGGTCAGAGGCAtctccacagcagctggccATGGGCTGTGGCTGAGCACAAGCATagctcaggcagagctgcaccAGATAGAACAGGACTTCAGCAGAACCAAAGGCAGCCTGCTGGACCTTAATCAACAGCACAAAGCACACCCAGAGAAGTCCTCAGCTGACACAGGCTTCAACAAGGGCATATTCAGCCTCAAATTCACTACCTATGCTTGGATAGCAGAGGGATTGCAATGGGTGCTACTTGTGCTATCTGACACCCAAAGCTGACTCCATCATTGCAACATTCAAAGCCATCCTGTCTCTTACAAGGGTCACATGCCAGAGAtggatgcacacacacataatGTACAGCTATAAGGTATAGATTTGGTGCATTGCAATGTACATAGTGATGtttggggtggaggggggggtgggtttttttttcttttgtttttttggttggttgaggtttttttgtttggttttggtgtttgtttgttaggtatttttatttttctttttttttttagtacttcATGTTAAAAGCCCAGAAGAAGTTTTCTGGAGGGTCTAAACCCTCACTGGCTTTCTTTAACAAAGTGTTAGGGCCAGGTTTAGAGGCAATTTGGTAAAGAAAGCAGAGCAACACCTATTTAGGCCTATAAGAGAAAGCTCAGGCATGTGGAAAGAAATTGGGCATGTAGAGAAATCTGAGTAATCAATGAGACATCTGCTcattcaaaacacaaaacaaaggtTCACAGAAACTTTGAATTTTTACCCAACTGGTAGCTCAAGAAGAGGTCTGATTTAAAATACAACTTACAGGTTTGttctgtcttaaaaaaaaaaaaaaaaaaaaaaaaaagaaaacaaaatccaaccaaacaaattaaaacaaaaacacaaaaccccacaaacaacacGAAACTAAATTGCTTCCTGATTTCCAACAAACTGGAAAAGTCACTTGTTTTCAGCTGTCAGCCCTTCCcctcaggagaagcagcacctgggcagcagggctgtgttctTCACTGGTTTGCATAGATACTACATGCCAGCTTTGTAGGCTTCTATTTATCCTTTCAAATACCACTGTGGAAACCTTTGCCAGCTCTCAAGtaattacttttttaattttaactaCCTGGGAGCATTCCTTGTTTCTGCTTTGAGATAAAGAGGTCTGCTGTTTGGTGAGATCCTCTGAAGAACTGCAGAGGCACTATTGTGCAAGGAGGTTTGTCTATGTGTGTGGCTGTGTGCAAAGAGACAGGAATAAATAAACTCACATCACCCAGACACACTGGCCAGAGAATATTTCCTTCATAAATACTTTGGAAAATTTTGGCAATCTCTTTCCAGCTCCCTTTGGGAAGCTGGGATgactggtttggggttttctgctGGTTCGTTGGCAAATGAATTAACTGGAAGGGAATGATTTGtttctccagcccttcttgCTGTCTGATTTATTGTTACCAGGCAGAAGTTAAGCCATTTGACCACCCTCTAAATTGTGAGAGAGTTTCTCCAGTGCCAAAGCCATTGAGCCATGACATCCAGGACACACATCTCACTCTTACAGCCCCACATTTTGACAGTGCATGGGCAGGAGACCTCACATTTGCCACTCCCAGCTACATCCTTGAACTTGTTCAGACATGTAAAAGCACAGAGGAGGAATCTAatgatttcaaaccattgtctctATCCTTGTTAGAGGTGAATGCATCTCTGAAGGTGGGATTTCCTGGACTATTGAAGCTCCCATCTATTTTTGCTACAAAGTGGTAGAAACGTACAATATTCTGGATCCCTCCAACACTACTCTGCTCTGGGGTCACATTACTGACCCCCAGCAGCTGGAGTTAGCCACCAGTggcaaaaggaagctgaggcGCTTTATTGTCATAGATGAAGTCGTTGATGAACTTTATGGTTCCAAAGTCAGAGAATACTTTGAAGAGAACAACGTTCAGCACAAAATCCTTGCCCTGCCTACCactgaagaaacaaaatccATGGACCTGGTCTTGACTATCTTGCAAGAAGTCCAGAACTTCAGCCTGGACAGGCGAACGGAGCCCATCGTGGCCATCGGAGGAGGTGTCTGCCTGGACATCGTAGGTCTAGCAGCGTCGCTCTACAGAAGACGTACCCCTTACATCCGGGTCCCCACAACCCTTCTCTCTTACGTTGATGCCAGCGTGGGGGCAAAGAATGGAGTGAATTTCCTGCAGTGCAAGAACAAGCTCGGAGGTTACACTCCCCCAGTAGCTAGCTTCCTGGATAGATCCTTCATTCAGAGCATTCCTCGGCGACACATCTCCAATGGCCTCGGGGAAATTTTAAAGGTAGGAACTTTTGCAGCTGCGGTTTTCAaaactgaaatcacagaattacagagtagcttgggttagaagggatcatTAGAAGTCACCCAGCCTAACACTCCTGCAATGAACAGGGTtgaagtagatcaggttgcccagtgccCTGTCCAACATAAGCAtgaatccttccagggatggggcatctaccacttctctgggcaatctctCACAgggcttcaccaccctcagtacCAAGAACATCTGTTTTTCTTGCATCTAGTTTAAATCCACCCTTTTCTAGTTTAAACaactaccccttgtcctgtcaccttgctaaaaagtctgtcccaaTCCTTCTTGCAAGtcccctttaggtactgaaaggccacaatactGATAAGATGTCCATTGGCATCCATGgcatcagggtggtgagatgctggcatAGTCTGTCCAGGGAGTTTGggaatgcctcctccctgggggtgttcaaggccaggttggatgaggtctagAGCATcagagtctagttgagaggtgtccctgcccatgacgaAGAGGTTGGAATAAATCtctgatcccttccaaccaaagtcAATTTTATTCTAAGAGTGGGCTTCATGGGGACTTCAACTTCTGATTGTGcctatatatttatttatttaattaattgtTTACAGTTGCTAAACTTGTTAGAATATCCTtcacacacagcttggtgctaaCCCTGCAGAGTAAACTTCAAAACTCAAGGCCAGTTGTAGACACAGCACAACCAGGGAAGAGAGCATCTTCCCTTTGAGGCTGATCTGAAGAGCTCTCTAAAATGAACTGCTAGCAGAGAATTTGAACTTCATTATACTGGGGATTAATAACCTGCAAGATAATTTGCACCTACCTCACGGGTATGCTGAGTGTGGTCAATCAATCTCCTGTGAGGCAAATTCTACTTCTAAAATTACCTGGGAACTGCACAGTAAATGGTTTTATGCCTGAAGAGCTTTAAAAACTTTTAATAAAGCAGAGTTTAAGCTATTAAAGTGCGTTAGGGATGAGCTCATAAGTAGGATTTTTCAGTGCTGGCGTAGTGGGAACTGCCCAGGACATTTGGAGGTTTCTGGCAGGCACCAGAAACCCCACAGGTCATCACTCCCCACTGCAGGAAGGGACTAATGCCCAAGTCATACTTGTAAGAATGAGACCTCTTCTGGACCATTTTATTGTCCATGTTGCACTGTTtccccaccttcccttccccaaaGAGCAATGCCAATGATTAGATTATACTGAAGATGTTCATCATTCAGTCCCTCTCCCAGGGATGGCCACCACTCATTTTTGAGTTTCTTGCCAGGCACACAAATAGTCAAAGCTCATTACAAACCATCTATGTGTTACTGGAGCATGCAGCAAGCTCACAGCATGGTCAGGGTTGCCCAGGAGGAAGGGAACTTGCCCATCAGTGCTTCCCATCATCTCTGCCAGTTTACCAGAGCCCAGTTAGGCAATTGCACACTGCCATAGCTGATAACACATGGACCACCACCAGGTCACATCTTCAAGTGGCAGCAAACTAGTGTATCCTCCCCTACCCCTACAATCCCATATAGATATCAACTAGAAACTGTCTACAGATATGTTTTTGCACCTTGCAGGGGCAGAACTTGCCCAGGTACCAAGTGTGTAGGCATTTCTCTGCTAGTGTAGACCATGGTATTACAGTCCAGTCAAGCTTTCAACAGCACATATGAGGATCAATGTAATTATCCTTAATTACTACTTCTGTTCTACCCTAGATGGCACTCATGAAACACAAAGGGCTATTTGACCTGCTCAAGAACCATGGGAAATACCTGTTGGACACCAAGTTCCAGTCCTACAGTGGCTTTGCTGATCCTGGGGATGCGGCACTGCAGACTACCAGGATTGCCATTGAAACCATGTTGGAAGAGCTGGCTCCCAACCTCTGGGAGGatgacctggacagactggttGATTTTGGTCACATTataagcccagaactggaaatgGTGAGTGACAGACTTGACATTTCAacatctgtttaaaaataattcaaaacaaacaaacagttaTCTGTCAACAGCATGAAACTTCTGTGCAGAAGGAGCTGAACCAAGCTCCAGATCTGCACATTACTTCAGACCACTCAACGCACTCAGCCTGGTCCTGTTGGATAAAGAGAcccctttccctgccccaatACCCCCACACCTCCAGACATTTCCCCTGCTCAGAACACAGTTATTGCTTCTTACCAGGCATTTACCAAAGCACAAAGATGCCCAGACTTCAGAGATTAGAAATCACCAACACGAGCTACAGCAGCACAAAGGTTTGGAGATCGTAGTTTGTGTTACTGAGGAGAAATTGGCACTGAGGAATAAGGAGGGGAGAACTAGACCTTATGCAAAGAGCTCTTCCCTTCATCCCATGGTGCTCTTCATCAGTGATTTGAATAGAAGGAGAATTAGATTCTGGATCTCTAAGGGAGAGTCTACATGCAGTTAATCACCTGTAAAAGAGATCATTCTCTGCAACCCATAAATCACAAGATGCTAACATGCAGCAAATCCTTCTACTGCTGGGAACCAAATGTCAATTTCCAGGAGtatgtttaggaaaaaaaaaaaaaaaagaaaacttattTATTAGTTGTCAACCCAAACGCTTTCCCCCACCCACTTTTGCTGTTTCAGAGGGTTCTGCCATCACTGATGCACGGAGAAGCTGTGAACATCGACATGGCATTCATGACGTACGTCGCCTACGTGCGGGGGTTCCTCACCGCTCAGGAGAAGGaacagatcatccagtgcatgacgggcctggagctgccagtCTGGCATGGTGGCTGCAGCTGGTCCCTCATCAAGAAAGCCCTGATGGAGCGTTTAAAGCACAGCGGGGGACAGCCCCGGATGCCTCTCCCCACTGGCCTTGGCACAGCAGGTACTGTGGTGAGGGATACCAGGGAGTGGGAGCCTGGGGAACAGTGAGAATTCTGGCACAGTGTCATGCTGCAAACCATATTCTGTAGTTCTGCAGTTGGGCATTTCTGATTTCACTTGTGCTTTTCTTGACATCTCTGAACATTTCTTAACCTCTGGAGCActgtgaccagttctgggctccccagttcaaaacaAGACAAGAATctagtggagagagtccagtgaagagTTATGGGGGTGACTGGGGAACTGAAGTACacctctgatgaggaaaggctgagagacctgaggttgtttagcttgaagaggagcagactgagaggggctcttttcaatgctgatcaataactaaagggtgagtgttggtcaagaggatgggaccagactcttttcagtgctgcccagtgacaggacaagggccaacaAGCACAAACTAGAATGTAAGAAGTACCttgtaaatatgaggaaaaaattctttcctgtgagagtgTTGAAGCATTGGACCAGGCcatccagagaggttgtgaagtcaccttctctggagatattctgaacccacctggacattgtgatcctgggcaaccttctCTTGGGTGATCTTTCtttagcagagaggttggactagatgagctccaGTGTTCACTTCTAACCTCCACAaacctgtgattctatgatctcaatAAACTCATTGAGGACAGGATCCTTCTCTTGTGTGTAACCACCAGAACTTATTTAAGGATTGAGGTTAATTAATTGCATTATGATTGACTCCACAACTGTGGTTGCAAACTGACAGTCTCAATGCAGTGCTCTGGCAGACAGACCAACTGTCAGAACTGTGTTCCTTTTTGAGACAGTCCTTGGCAAAGGGAATGTAATGTGATACTCTATCTAGAACCAATACCTGAAAACCAAATAGAATCTGCTCAGTACCTGGGGTGAAACACCTCTTACAAGACTTTAAAataccaccccacccccccctcaaCCCATAACATAAAAGCAGTGCATGGGGCCAGGTTGTGACCTCTTGCATCAGCATCCATCCAGACTGTTTCCATGTAGCTCAGTCCCTACACACAAGAACACAAACTCTTATAAACTGGAGGAGCTACTCTCCCACTTAGTGAGCTAGTGCATGTGAGCAGGAGATGTTTTTCTGGATGCCCAAATAACTACAAGTCTTGCTTTTGCAGAGATATTCAATGACACTTGTGAGGAGACCCTGGAAAGAGCATACAAGCTGTGGGTCAGGGACTGCAAGACAGTCCTGGAAGAAGAGCCAGCTGCCCTTTGAGTGCTGTGAGACCAAGCTGATGGTCCTGCCCCATgcatggagctgctcagcatcGTAAGTTAGTGGGCAGGACTGAATTGAAGACAAGATAAATACAGCAGCATCTGTGAAACCACATACACATCAGAGCTCCATGGAACAACATCTGACTTGATTTACCTCTTTCAATTGTTCTGTTTGAAAGGGAATACATTAGACCTGTGTAGTGCTCAAGAAATGATCATTCAGGAGTGAAAACACCAATTGCCCATAGCATAGTTCATAGTAAGCTGTGTCCTTTGGGAGAGAGGGGCATTTATTCTTCCATCTGGTTTTTCCAACCTGGGGACTGCCATGGCCTTGCACAGCACTGTCCCACCATTGCTTGCTGTTGGACCCTTGAAGTCAGTTGGTGTATCAAGCTCATAGACCATGTAGAAGAACTGAGGCATCTTGACAGCAGCACACAAAGTCTCCATGCTGTATAAAAACCTTTAAAGCAGGATATCTCCCTCACTGCTTTGGGCATTCTGAGTACTCAGCTCATTCAAACtggcaaaaaaagaaactttgctGCCAGCCTTTGTTCCCAGTGTAAGAGAATGACACACTCCCATTGCAGGCATCATCTTGTAGCTGCAGATCAGTAGATACTGATGCTGTGAAGCACAATGGGAGATACATCTTGACACCATGGCAGTCCTATGTCTTAGGACTCAGATACTGAGGATTTGCTGGCAAGACTCCTCTTGCTGCCAAAATGTATAGCAGTGGTGGCACTGCGTAACCCCTGCAAGCCACCAGCATGACAAATGAGGTACAATTTGCCCCAATGATGCCTATAAACAAAGCTGAGTTCCAGGCTATACCACAGAATACCCTGGGCATCCTCACAGAGCACCTGCTATGAGCCTCCTCATACCTGGCTGGCCACAGCTCCTTTCCCATCATGGTGCTTTCCAGGTAGAAGAGGACAGCTAGGGAAAACCAAGAGAAATTAGATGACTTCAAGCAAGTTTATTATCTTCAAGCAGCCTCAGTGCCCTGTCTCAAGATCCTGACAGGCTCAGAGCAGGTCATATATCAGATCCTGACTGTGAAAAACGTAAAGGCAGTGGCAtccttctccctggaggctgAATCACCGGAATCACAATCAACAAACAACCTTTCAATTATTTACAACattatttttggttggttgttttttttttttttcctcatgtcatACCAGTTTGTGCTGATGTGCTGGCTTCTGTTTTGCTGAAGTAATAAAAAAGCCACTAGAACTGGAAAACTTGTCAAATACTCATTCCTCAGTGCATGCTGTGCTACATTTGCATGTGCTTGAGAGACAGACACTGAAGGAGTTAGGAATTAAGCTGACATCATAaattccccttcctcttgagcctaaaagcagacaaaaataCTTCCTTGACCCTTCTCCAGACCCATGCATTGCTCTAGCTTCAGGACAGGGTTTCACACAGAGGGTACCACCTTACCAAGCAGACCTTTTGTGGGTCTGCAAACGGTGTCAGAGCACATCCTCAGAGCCATGTCTTCCTACAAGAATAATCCCCTGAGTTAAATAAGCCTGTGGTTGAGAAAAATCAAtgaatttttctcctttggcCAGGCCACCAAACCTAAGTTTAGTCAGTCTCTTCCTGACAGCAGCCACTGAATGGAGAAAGCATTGCCCCTGCTTACAGGACAGCCATCTGCAGCATCATGAGGTCACTAGACCAGAAAGGGACAGTGTGGCATGGTACTAGATGAGGACCTGAAGttttcaggcattggaaagAGCCCCTAAAACAGCAGTGCTGGATAACAACATACTGAGAGCCTCTGGGAGGGGAGGTGCATGTTGCCCCTGCTCCATCTGGTGCTGGCCACCTGTAAGGAATTAAGtttgtttctttcatgtttGTCCCGAGATGCTTTCACACCATTGTCCCAGGAAGGTAGCTGCTTATCTACAAGGCCTCAAGCTCTGTGATTACAGCAACTGGTAACCACACAAGGCCACAGGTTCCATGGTCAAGGGTGTTGCAATGCAAGCTGGGGCTCACTGTGACAGCTTTATAGGTCTTTTGATGGAGGGGACACTGTGAGATGACTGACACACATCACTTAACAGTGCTGACACCAGCCAAATGTGCTGTAACCATGGAACTGAATGACACCTGTGACCACAGGAGATTGGAAAAGGTATAACCTCTGAGGTAAGAGGGAATTCTGGAGCTCTCCTACTGATCGAAGCCTTCATGATCAGTGAGACATCACTTGGTCTTAAGTGGTAATTATCTTGCTTTTGCTCTccttgcttttttcttccttttctgtatttctaacttttctttctgcacacgtaaaggaaataaaattcaagTGCTTCTTCCAACCAGCTACTCAGTTCCTTCTTGGTTTTATTTGGGGGTTCCACATAAGAGCCAAGTGGATGGAGACACCACCTCTTGAAGGTGAGCTAAGACTGGGGACCTGTAGCTCTGGGTGCTCCTCTCCCAAACTTTACAGCAGTCACCTGGGTACACTTATGAGCAGTTTACCACCTGTCCAGGAGCTGAATGGGTCATTTTTTCACATCAAATAATCTAGAAAGGAATGAAGCACAGCATTATTTGCTGTCCAGTGGTCAGTGTCCTTCAGTAATTCTGCTCCCACATACCTACAAGGAGGAGACACAATGCAAACATAAACTGGAGCTGCTTATTTTATAATGTCTATGAAGAGATTCTTGGGCACTGCACTTTCCATGGAAAGTCAAGCAGCAGCTTAGGAGGGCCCAGCCAAACTGAACTCAGAAGAGTACACATCCAAAGCCCAACATCCAGGACTGATGTGCTACCAGTGACAGGTCACCTGCCAGCCATTCCCAGACATCATCTTTGCCTCCATCTTCAGGAACCAGTGTGTGTGTAACAACACATCAAAGGAGCTGGAGCACAATTAAGACTGAAAAGTGAACacatgattattatttttttaccctccctttctgctgtgggtgacagaATACAATCAACCCCTGACACGCTTGGTTGCTTAGTAGCAGACAGCCCCATTTTTAATTATATACTAAAACATGCTAAAGAGCATAAAACGGCTGTGTGACTAATAGGTGTGTATCAAGGCAGGCTTGTGACAGCACCTAAATTGCTTCAGTGTCTGCTGAAGAGTGCCTCAGCCACACTTGTCATCAAAAGAgcaaaggagggagaggaaaagtgTTATTAATAAAACAGACTTTTTAGAACACGCCTCATTgtgcctttcttttttaatgtctaGAATAAATTTAATTCTTTTCCACTTATTCAGCTtatatgtaattatttttttttctttctttcaattGGGTCATTAGATCTAAAATCTCTGCTTATTTTCTTGTTGTCATCAATGATgtattaaaatcacagaatttgtttgggttggaagagccctttaagatcatccagcccaaccattctctaactctgccaagtctggtgctaaaccacgtccctcagcaccacatttctgcatcttttagGGGACTTAACCACCtacctggggagcctgttccagtgtttgagaaccctttcagtgaaaaagtttctaatatccaacctaaacctcccttggtgcaccttgaggccatttctcatcctgtctcttgttactagagagaaaaGTGGAAAGTCATGTGGGACCCAGCTGGGCTTTCCACAGCACAGGATCTTCATGGATGTGTTTGAATAAAATCACTTTGGTGGTCAGAGAACAAGAAAATATTGCATTATTTACATGTTCTGAAGtaatttcttttgaaacaaCCTTATCTAGAAACTGCTTCTCATTAGGGCGAAAAGcccctggggaaggactttttataaggCCTTATAGTGAta
This genomic stretch from Indicator indicator isolate 239-I01 chromosome 15, UM_Iind_1.1, whole genome shotgun sequence harbors:
- the LOC128971863 gene encoding 2-epi-5-epi-valiolone synthase-like; translation: MPLSGEVFAPVALTTMPQEPQQTDFQLVRVKSTWCRVKKGEALSDGEDQMILSEAKIGECISEGGISWTIEAPIYFCYKVVETYNILDPSNTTLLWGHITDPQQLELATSGKRKLRRFIVIDEVVDELYGSKVREYFEENNVQHKILALPTTEETKSMDLVLTILQEVQNFSLDRRTEPIVAIGGGVCLDIVGLAASLYRRRTPYIRVPTTLLSYVDASVGAKNGVNFLQCKNKLGGYTPPVASFLDRSFIQSIPRRHISNGLGEILKMALMKHKGLFDLLKNHGKYLLDTKFQSYSGFADPGDAALQTTRIAIETMLEELAPNLWEDDLDRLVDFGHIISPELEMRVLPSLMHGEAVNIDMAFMTYVAYVRGFLTAQEKEQIIQCMTGLELPVWHGGCSWSLIKKALMERLKHSGGQPRMPLPTGLGTAEIFNDTCEETLERAYKLWVRDCKTVLEEEPAAL